A portion of the Microbacterium hominis genome contains these proteins:
- the purL gene encoding phosphoribosylformylglycinamidine synthase subunit PurL: MTTPSETTAVSRPSADTVDNAIATPEKEQPYAALGLKTDEYEQIKTILGRRPTSGELAMYSVMWSEHCSYKSSKIYLRQFGQKVSDEMRERLMVGMGQNAGVVDIGEGWAVTFKVESHNHPSYIEPFQGAATGVGGIVRDIISMGARPVAVMDQLRFGAIDNPDTARVVHGVVSGISFYGNCLGLPNIGGETVFDAVYQGNPLVNALAVGVLRHEDLKLANASGAGNKVVLFGARTGGDGIGGASILASDTFADGGPTKRPAVQVGDPFAEKVLIECCLELYQGELVEAIQDLGAAGISCATSELAANGGSGMRVDLENVLLRDPTLTPEEILMSESQERMMAIVAPEKLDAFLEVVAKWDVETSVLGEVTGDGRLQIFWHGEEIVNVDPSTVAVDGPVYERPVAYPTWIDALQLDSAAALPRPVDGETLRRQFTQLVASPNLADTSWVTNQYDYYVMGNTALSFPDDAGMIRVDEDSGLGFAIATDCNGRFCQLDPYEGAKLALAEAFRNVAVTGASPAAVTDCLNFGSPENPEVMWQFSRAVEGLADGCLELGIPVTGGNVSFYNQTGDQPIFPTPVVGVMGIIDDVARRIPSGWQDAGENIYLLGVTSTELSGSQWAGTIHGHLGGRPPAVDLAGEKKLADLIHAASLQSLVSSAHDLSSGGLAQALAESSMRFGVGARVWLDEIMERDGVDAASALFSESTGRVIVSVPREDDVKFRGLCEGRGYPVLRIGVTDTAADGDPAALEVQGLFTVPLAELRELSQATLPAAFGPIVAEPVA; encoded by the coding sequence ATGACCACTCCCTCTGAGACCACCGCCGTATCGCGCCCCTCGGCCGACACCGTCGACAACGCGATCGCGACCCCCGAGAAGGAGCAGCCGTACGCGGCGCTCGGACTCAAGACCGACGAGTACGAGCAGATCAAGACGATCCTCGGCCGCCGCCCCACCTCGGGCGAGCTGGCGATGTACTCGGTCATGTGGAGCGAGCACTGCTCCTACAAGTCGAGCAAGATCTACCTGCGCCAGTTCGGCCAGAAGGTCAGCGACGAGATGCGCGAGCGCCTCATGGTCGGCATGGGCCAGAACGCCGGCGTCGTCGACATCGGCGAGGGCTGGGCGGTGACCTTCAAGGTCGAGTCGCACAACCACCCGAGCTACATCGAGCCGTTCCAGGGTGCTGCGACCGGCGTCGGCGGCATCGTGCGCGACATCATCTCGATGGGTGCGCGCCCGGTCGCCGTCATGGACCAGCTGCGCTTCGGCGCCATCGACAACCCCGACACCGCGCGCGTCGTGCACGGCGTGGTCAGCGGCATCTCGTTCTACGGCAACTGCCTGGGTCTGCCGAACATCGGCGGCGAGACGGTGTTCGACGCCGTCTACCAGGGCAACCCGCTCGTCAACGCCCTCGCGGTCGGCGTGCTCCGCCACGAAGACCTCAAGCTCGCCAACGCGTCGGGCGCGGGCAACAAGGTCGTGCTGTTCGGCGCCCGCACCGGCGGCGACGGCATCGGCGGAGCATCCATCCTCGCCTCCGACACCTTCGCCGACGGCGGTCCCACCAAGCGCCCCGCCGTGCAGGTGGGAGACCCCTTCGCCGAGAAGGTGCTCATCGAGTGCTGCCTCGAGCTGTACCAGGGCGAGCTCGTCGAGGCGATCCAGGACCTCGGCGCCGCCGGCATCTCGTGCGCGACGAGCGAGCTGGCCGCCAACGGCGGCTCGGGCATGCGCGTCGACCTCGAGAACGTGCTGCTGCGCGACCCCACCCTCACGCCCGAGGAGATCCTCATGAGCGAGAGCCAGGAGCGCATGATGGCGATCGTGGCCCCCGAGAAGCTGGATGCGTTCCTCGAGGTCGTCGCCAAGTGGGACGTCGAGACCAGCGTGCTCGGCGAGGTCACCGGAGACGGCCGCCTGCAGATCTTCTGGCACGGCGAGGAGATCGTGAACGTCGACCCGTCGACGGTCGCCGTCGACGGCCCCGTCTACGAGCGTCCGGTCGCCTACCCGACCTGGATCGACGCGCTGCAGCTCGACTCCGCGGCCGCCCTCCCGCGGCCGGTCGACGGGGAGACCCTGCGCCGCCAGTTCACGCAGCTGGTCGCGAGCCCGAACCTCGCCGACACGTCGTGGGTGACCAACCAATACGACTACTACGTCATGGGCAACACGGCCCTCAGCTTCCCCGACGACGCCGGCATGATCCGCGTCGACGAGGATTCCGGCCTCGGCTTCGCGATCGCCACCGACTGCAACGGCCGCTTCTGCCAGCTCGACCCGTACGAGGGCGCCAAGCTCGCCCTCGCCGAGGCGTTCCGCAACGTCGCTGTCACCGGCGCCTCCCCCGCCGCCGTCACGGACTGCCTGAACTTCGGCTCCCCCGAGAACCCCGAGGTCATGTGGCAGTTCTCGCGGGCCGTGGAGGGCCTCGCCGATGGATGCCTCGAACTCGGCATCCCGGTCACCGGCGGCAACGTGTCGTTCTACAACCAGACCGGCGACCAGCCGATCTTCCCGACCCCGGTCGTGGGCGTCATGGGCATCATCGACGACGTCGCCCGCCGCATCCCCTCGGGATGGCAGGACGCCGGCGAGAACATCTACCTCCTCGGCGTCACGTCGACGGAGCTCTCGGGCTCCCAGTGGGCCGGCACGATCCACGGCCACCTGGGCGGACGCCCGCCGGCCGTCGACCTCGCCGGCGAGAAGAAGCTCGCCGACCTCATCCACGCCGCGTCGCTGCAGTCGCTCGTCTCCAGCGCCCACGACCTGTCGTCGGGCGGCCTCGCGCAGGCCCTCGCCGAGAGCTCGATGCGCTTCGGCGTAGGCGCCCGCGTGTGGCTCGACGAGATCATGGAACGCGATGGGGTGGATGCCGCATCCGCACTGTTCTCGGAGTCGACCGGCCGCGTGATCGTGTCGGTGCCCCGTGAGGACGACGTGAAGTTCCGCGGTCTGTGCGAGGGACGCGGCTACCCGGTGCTGCGCATCGGCGTGACCGACACCGCCGCCGACGGCGACCCGGCCGCTCTCGAGGTGCAGGGCCTGTTCACGGTGCCGCTCGCCGAGCTGCGCGAGCTGTCGCAGGCGACCCTTCCCGCTGCGTTCGGCCCGATCGTGGCAGAGCCCGTCGCCTGA
- a CDS encoding TerC family protein — translation MEFSLEFTPDLVAVFVTLFVLEVVLGVDNVIFISILASKLPKEQQAKARNLGLTLAMLMRVVLVLFAGWIITLKEDVFFIGEMGFSWKDLILIAGGLFLVYKAVTEIHHKLEGHEEESAGSKRATVTFGSVLLQILLLDLVFSLDSVITAVGMTENLLVIITVVVLSFGIMLFASRFIFAFVNKHPTVKMLALSFLLLIGVFLVAEGFEVKIDKAFIYGPMAFAIFVEALNLAYAARKAAREKKRQTAVQLRPQYPDVDESVAVAAALSKDPASGSVGLSRKPVSGDVAGAAEERQGLG, via the coding sequence GTGGAGTTCTCCCTCGAATTCACCCCGGATCTCGTCGCCGTCTTCGTGACGCTCTTCGTGCTCGAGGTCGTGCTGGGCGTCGACAACGTCATCTTCATCTCGATCCTCGCTTCCAAGCTCCCCAAGGAGCAGCAGGCGAAGGCCCGCAACCTCGGACTCACGCTCGCGATGCTCATGCGCGTCGTGCTCGTGCTGTTCGCCGGCTGGATCATCACGCTGAAGGAGGACGTGTTCTTCATCGGCGAGATGGGCTTCTCGTGGAAGGACCTCATTCTCATCGCGGGTGGTCTGTTCCTCGTCTACAAGGCCGTCACCGAGATCCACCACAAGCTCGAGGGGCACGAGGAGGAGTCCGCCGGTTCGAAGCGGGCCACCGTCACGTTCGGATCGGTGCTGCTGCAGATCCTGCTGCTGGACCTCGTGTTCTCGCTCGACTCGGTGATCACCGCCGTCGGCATGACCGAGAACCTCCTCGTCATCATCACGGTCGTCGTGCTGTCGTTCGGCATCATGCTGTTCGCGTCCCGCTTCATCTTCGCGTTCGTCAACAAGCACCCGACGGTGAAGATGCTCGCGCTGTCGTTCCTGCTGCTGATCGGCGTGTTCCTCGTGGCCGAGGGCTTCGAGGTGAAGATCGACAAGGCGTTCATCTACGGTCCGATGGCGTTCGCGATCTTCGTCGAGGCGCTGAACCTGGCCTACGCGGCGCGCAAGGCCGCGCGTGAGAAGAAGAGGCAGACCGCTGTTCAGCTGCGCCCGCAGTACCCGGACGTCGACGAGTCGGTCGCGGTCGCCGCGGCCCTGTCGAAGGACCCGGCCTCGGGTTCGGTGGGCCTGTCCCGCAAGCCCGTGTCAGGGGATGTCGCCGGTGCCGCGGAGGAGCGCCAGGGCCTGGGCTGA
- a CDS encoding alkaline phosphatase D family protein: MGSPLLLGPMLRYVDETSAAIWLETRADCLVNVRVEGRSWQARTFTVHGHHYALVEVDQLEPGSVSPYEVEVDGVPVWPEQGSQFPASVIATRTPGQRQRIAYGSCRTSVAHDRSGNRTHGVDSLRAFALALAEHRETRPDLLLFLGDQVYADVTTKEMQEFIRSRRDIHEEPGKELKDFEEYAHLYQLAWSDDANRWLLSTVPSAMIFDDHDIRDDWNASLDWKKKMEATSWWHERVVAGLASYWVYQHLGNLSPRERAADEMWQRVSRQDAAASPDLSASLDEFASRCDRDPESYRWSFSRDLDETRLIVVDSRVARDLTPSSRGLLNDHELQWFDDRMQGGFRHVLVATSLPFLLPLGLHHVEAWDEAIAQGAWGRPAAWVGERLRQAVDLEHWAAFQNSFQAVAAIATELADGERGPAPQTVTFLSGDVHYSYLAEVERDSGSRIVQAVCSPMRNPLPRFLRWFSVVMSYGAATPLGAAAAHSAKVPDPPFRWRTVKGPWFDNNVALLQEEPEGLTMTWHTGVVEHGDELHPRLEEVASITVPAKRDTPVSS, translated from the coding sequence ATGGGATCCCCGCTGCTGTTGGGGCCGATGCTGCGCTACGTCGATGAGACGTCGGCCGCCATCTGGTTGGAGACACGAGCCGACTGCCTGGTGAACGTCCGAGTCGAGGGACGATCCTGGCAGGCCCGCACCTTCACTGTGCACGGGCACCATTACGCCCTCGTCGAGGTCGACCAGCTTGAGCCGGGCAGCGTCTCCCCGTACGAGGTCGAGGTCGACGGAGTCCCGGTGTGGCCCGAGCAGGGCTCCCAGTTTCCCGCCTCGGTGATCGCCACACGCACGCCCGGGCAACGGCAGCGAATCGCCTATGGGTCGTGTCGCACCAGCGTCGCCCACGACCGGTCGGGCAACCGAACACATGGCGTCGACTCGTTGCGCGCCTTCGCCCTCGCGCTCGCCGAACACCGTGAGACCCGCCCGGATCTGCTGCTCTTCCTCGGCGACCAGGTGTACGCCGACGTGACCACGAAGGAGATGCAGGAGTTCATCCGCAGCCGCCGCGACATCCATGAGGAACCGGGCAAGGAGCTCAAGGACTTCGAAGAGTACGCCCACCTGTATCAGCTGGCGTGGTCCGACGACGCGAATCGGTGGCTGCTCTCCACGGTGCCGAGCGCCATGATCTTCGATGACCATGACATCCGCGACGACTGGAACGCGTCGCTCGATTGGAAGAAGAAGATGGAGGCCACCTCCTGGTGGCACGAACGCGTGGTCGCCGGCCTGGCCTCGTACTGGGTGTACCAGCATCTCGGCAACCTCTCGCCCCGCGAACGCGCCGCCGACGAGATGTGGCAGCGTGTCAGTCGGCAGGACGCCGCCGCCTCCCCCGATCTCAGCGCCTCGCTCGACGAGTTCGCCAGCCGCTGCGACAGGGATCCCGAGAGCTATCGCTGGAGCTTCTCCCGAGACCTCGATGAGACGCGTCTGATCGTCGTGGATTCACGCGTCGCGAGAGATCTCACCCCGTCGTCGCGGGGGTTGCTGAACGATCACGAGCTGCAGTGGTTCGATGACCGGATGCAGGGCGGATTCCGCCACGTCCTGGTCGCCACCTCGCTCCCGTTCCTGCTGCCGCTGGGTTTGCACCACGTCGAGGCCTGGGATGAGGCGATCGCACAGGGGGCGTGGGGGCGGCCGGCCGCGTGGGTGGGGGAACGGCTGCGGCAGGCCGTCGACCTCGAACATTGGGCCGCGTTCCAGAACAGCTTCCAAGCGGTTGCCGCGATCGCGACGGAGCTCGCAGACGGCGAGCGCGGGCCGGCCCCGCAGACGGTGACATTCCTGTCCGGCGACGTGCACTACTCGTACCTGGCCGAGGTCGAGCGCGACAGCGGCAGCCGCATCGTGCAGGCGGTGTGCTCCCCCATGCGCAACCCCCTGCCCCGCTTCCTGCGCTGGTTCTCCGTGGTGATGTCGTACGGCGCGGCGACGCCGCTGGGCGCCGCCGCCGCGCATTCCGCCAAGGTGCCCGACCCGCCCTTCCGCTGGAGGACGGTGAAGGGTCCGTGGTTCGACAACAACGTCGCACTGCTTCAGGAGGAACCCGAGGGCCTCACGATGACGTGGCACACCGGCGTGGTCGAGCACGGCGACGAACTCCATCCGCGTCTCGAAGAAGTGGCATCCATCACGGTGCCGGCGAAGCGAGACACTCCCGTGTCGTCCTGA
- a CDS encoding Txe/YoeB family addiction module toxin: MTRALAFDPHGWEDYVYWQTQDRKTLKRINMLIADVVRDPFEGIGKPEPLRHVLSGAWSRRIDEKNRLVYYVTDDHIVILQARDHY; the protein is encoded by the coding sequence GTGACCCGCGCGCTCGCCTTCGACCCGCACGGGTGGGAGGACTACGTCTACTGGCAGACGCAGGATCGCAAGACCCTCAAGCGAATCAACATGCTGATCGCGGACGTTGTTCGTGATCCGTTCGAAGGCATCGGCAAACCCGAACCGCTCCGCCACGTCCTGTCCGGGGCATGGTCTCGACGCATCGACGAAAAGAACCGACTCGTCTATTACGTGACCGATGACCACATCGTGATCCTCCAGGCGCGAGACCACTACTGA
- a CDS encoding type II toxin-antitoxin system Phd/YefM family antitoxin → MSAITATEARKSLFGLIQQVNEDHTTVEVVSRRGNAVIMSKDDFDALTETAYLLRNPANAERLLEAVERARRGEFEQHDLLDA, encoded by the coding sequence ATGTCCGCTATCACCGCGACCGAAGCGCGAAAGAGCCTGTTCGGACTCATTCAGCAGGTCAATGAGGACCACACGACCGTTGAAGTCGTCTCCCGCCGCGGCAACGCCGTGATCATGTCCAAGGACGACTTCGACGCACTGACCGAGACGGCCTACCTCCTGCGCAACCCCGCGAACGCGGAGCGGCTGCTGGAGGCCGTCGAGCGCGCACGTCGCGGAGAGTTCGAGCAGCACGACCTCCTCGACGCGTGA
- a CDS encoding ABC-three component system protein, which produces MSYPFEDLHEDQFERLVVECARYLFGAGVQEFAKGPDGGRDARFHGVAERFPSTAGPWGGITVIQAKHTNALNAHFAEGAFSGAKKSSVLSEEISRIKALVDANECDNYLLVSNRRLGGRTAPLITRRISSDAGLAMDRVSLMGVERLSSLLRERADLIKLAGITFPGGSLLVSSYEIAEIILAVGAGLADDEVAEELAVTSRVSYAEKNRSNRVGVDFAKELSDRYLSYTPAIDAFLADPMNADVKDLYDAAVEDFQLKILAAYDEHKSFERIFNLLVDALARRDGVLASNKKSLRALLFYMYWHCDIGRVAHAGP; this is translated from the coding sequence ATGTCATATCCGTTCGAGGACCTCCACGAGGACCAGTTCGAACGCCTCGTCGTCGAGTGCGCACGCTACCTCTTCGGCGCCGGAGTTCAGGAGTTCGCGAAGGGTCCGGACGGCGGGCGGGATGCGCGCTTTCACGGCGTCGCTGAGCGGTTCCCAAGCACTGCCGGCCCATGGGGTGGCATCACCGTGATACAGGCGAAGCACACGAACGCACTCAATGCTCACTTTGCCGAGGGCGCATTCAGCGGCGCCAAGAAGAGTTCCGTGCTGTCGGAAGAGATCTCGAGGATCAAGGCGCTCGTGGACGCGAACGAGTGCGACAACTACTTGTTGGTGTCCAATCGCAGGCTTGGAGGAAGGACCGCGCCGCTGATCACGCGACGAATCTCCAGCGACGCGGGCCTCGCAATGGATCGGGTGAGCCTGATGGGCGTCGAGCGGTTGTCGTCCCTGCTGCGCGAAAGAGCCGACCTGATCAAGCTCGCAGGAATCACCTTCCCCGGTGGATCACTCTTGGTTTCGAGCTACGAGATTGCCGAGATCATCCTGGCGGTGGGCGCCGGCCTCGCGGACGACGAGGTCGCCGAGGAGCTCGCTGTGACGTCGCGCGTCTCCTACGCTGAAAAGAACCGTTCGAACCGGGTGGGCGTCGACTTTGCCAAGGAGCTGAGCGATCGGTACTTGTCCTACACCCCCGCGATTGACGCCTTCCTCGCGGATCCGATGAACGCGGACGTTAAGGATCTGTATGACGCCGCGGTGGAGGACTTCCAGCTGAAGATCTTGGCTGCCTACGACGAGCACAAGTCCTTCGAGCGCATCTTTAATCTCCTCGTCGATGCGCTTGCGAGACGCGATGGTGTGCTTGCGAGCAACAAGAAGAGTCTTCGCGCCCTGCTCTTCTATATGTACTGGCATTGCGACATTGGACGCGTGGCCCATGCTGGTCCCTAG
- a CDS encoding ABC-three component system middle component 8, with protein sequence MLVPSKHSHPDHTVLAAAGAALKLLRRTRVATYDEVHNAVQASTSRADYLLVPAVDLLYLVGLIRYLPKADAFELTERQ encoded by the coding sequence ATGCTGGTCCCTAGCAAGCACTCCCACCCCGACCACACAGTCCTCGCGGCGGCCGGAGCCGCCCTGAAGCTTCTGCGTCGCACGCGCGTGGCAACGTACGACGAGGTGCATAACGCCGTGCAGGCAAGCACGAGTCGAGCGGACTACCTCCTGGTGCCGGCAGTTGACCTTCTGTACCTCGTTGGCTTGATTCGGTATCTACCGAAGGCTGACGCTTTCGAACTTACGGAAAGACAATGA
- a CDS encoding DUF2326 domain-containing protein, whose product MKITRLYSNKPEIFQPIEFNHGLSAVVAEIHAPDVRDIDTHNLGKTKLGELIDFCLLKQKSKDQFLFAVPAFDSFVFFIELELAEGGFVTVARPVNPGSRISIVRSESSITDAQLVPAEDWDQHGLAFERARKMLDGILGWGALSPWEFRKLVGYLIRTQQDYQDVFQLGKFSGKHQDWKPFVAHLLGLGSADVRALYDQREVVEQLKGKLETLVAEWGGHDDSASLDGLIALKKEALVSRSAALETFDFHEEDARVSESLVDEIELKILRANEERYELQQLLARISSSLAERTITVKPKQVEALFAEAGVVLGEQLVRSFDELVAFNRAITAERREALQDQAARAAERFDALEAELSDLNSRRSRALAFLHESASLEKYKELSSEVSKLSSELAVLEARRESAARLINVRREHREATEELGRLESEVEANLLEVSGDSSSRFARLRSYFNEVVSHVTGQSAILAARMNASGGLDFSAEFVGESGIATSGDQGTTYKKLLCIAFDLAMLRSFIDVPFARFVYHDGALEQLEPRKREKLLEVFRQYAQYGVQIVFSALDSDFPGPVSDSLTPNDIVIALHDDGDDGRLFKMPAW is encoded by the coding sequence ATGAAGATCACTCGTCTCTACTCGAACAAGCCGGAGATCTTCCAGCCGATCGAGTTCAATCACGGGCTCTCTGCTGTGGTGGCCGAGATCCACGCGCCTGATGTGCGTGATATTGACACGCACAATCTCGGGAAGACGAAGCTCGGCGAACTCATCGACTTCTGCCTTCTGAAGCAGAAGTCGAAGGACCAATTCCTGTTCGCAGTGCCCGCGTTCGACTCGTTCGTATTCTTCATCGAACTCGAGCTCGCTGAAGGCGGGTTCGTGACTGTTGCGCGGCCCGTCAACCCGGGCTCTCGCATTTCCATCGTTCGTAGCGAATCGTCGATCACCGACGCTCAGCTTGTACCTGCTGAGGATTGGGACCAGCATGGGCTTGCCTTCGAGCGTGCGCGCAAGATGCTCGACGGGATTCTGGGTTGGGGCGCACTATCGCCGTGGGAGTTCCGGAAGCTGGTCGGGTACCTGATCCGAACCCAGCAGGACTACCAGGACGTGTTTCAGCTGGGCAAGTTCTCGGGCAAGCACCAGGATTGGAAGCCATTCGTGGCTCACCTACTTGGACTAGGGTCGGCCGACGTCCGGGCGCTCTACGATCAACGCGAGGTAGTCGAGCAACTCAAGGGCAAGCTGGAGACCTTGGTGGCCGAGTGGGGCGGACACGACGACTCAGCATCTCTAGACGGGCTCATTGCGCTCAAGAAGGAGGCCCTGGTCTCGCGCTCAGCCGCCCTCGAGACCTTCGACTTCCACGAGGAAGATGCCAGGGTTTCCGAATCCCTCGTGGACGAGATCGAGCTGAAGATCCTGCGTGCCAATGAGGAGCGTTACGAGCTTCAGCAACTGCTGGCGAGGATCAGCTCGTCACTCGCAGAACGGACGATAACTGTCAAGCCAAAGCAGGTCGAGGCCCTGTTCGCAGAGGCGGGCGTGGTTCTCGGCGAACAACTGGTGCGCTCATTCGACGAGCTGGTCGCATTCAACCGCGCCATTACAGCTGAGCGGCGGGAGGCGCTTCAGGATCAAGCAGCGCGCGCTGCCGAGAGGTTTGACGCGCTGGAGGCCGAGCTCTCCGACCTAAACTCACGCCGCTCCCGGGCGCTGGCGTTCCTGCATGAGTCAGCCTCGCTCGAAAAGTACAAGGAGCTGAGTTCGGAGGTCTCGAAGCTATCGTCTGAACTGGCTGTTCTTGAGGCGCGGCGCGAGTCGGCGGCGCGGCTTATCAACGTGCGCCGGGAGCATCGGGAAGCGACCGAGGAGCTTGGTCGCCTGGAGAGCGAGGTCGAGGCCAACCTCTTGGAAGTGAGCGGCGACTCCTCGAGCCGATTCGCGAGGTTGAGATCCTACTTCAATGAGGTTGTCTCTCACGTGACGGGCCAGAGCGCAATTCTCGCGGCGAGGATGAATGCGTCCGGCGGTCTCGACTTCTCCGCAGAGTTTGTCGGGGAGTCGGGTATCGCGACGAGTGGAGACCAGGGAACGACCTACAAGAAGCTGCTGTGCATCGCGTTCGATCTGGCGATGCTGCGTTCATTCATCGATGTCCCCTTCGCGCGATTCGTCTACCACGACGGCGCACTCGAGCAGCTGGAGCCGCGAAAGCGCGAGAAGCTCCTCGAGGTGTTCCGGCAGTACGCCCAGTATGGAGTCCAGATCGTGTTCTCCGCTCTTGATAGCGACTTCCCTGGGCCGGTCAGCGATTCGCTCACCCCCAACGACATCGTCATAGCGCTGCATGACGATGGCGACGATGGCCGATTGTTCAAGATGCCCGCATGGTGA
- a CDS encoding serine/threonine-protein kinase: MIAERAGCADIVSGMGMTLDQGTWDVVAPFDADAGAFAKLYLVTSANGDEAVAKCMPVKPGAQRELLFSESIQAAGYANVMPVVDFGEHEGYYVVVMPRAEMSLKQYVERHPAGVPLENSLAVLDDVAAALAQINDKIVHRDIKPANVLLHEGSWKLADFGVSRYVEAATATETRRASFTHAYAAPEQWRHETTSGRTDVYSFGVMAYELIERRRPFQGPQFREEHLHEIPPEMDSGTPKLRQLIRECLLKDPATRPAPDSLQNRLRAAEIDIAKHGTAKLAVLRARRTAQISAEQARDAAERDAKERLESIVEDAAALLNPIARAIRAELVGAGLGIMFDTVLGNAAPIFRAKYERALLEFDRVDPVESAQLPFTVHAYASITVDAGTSANQYRGLSHSLWFCDAQEQGRFAWYELAFRSSTGGPDRSRLEPFSRPPWSVEQAFAQAAGDIELAWPPTELALADPNEFVQRWIGWFADAADGNLARPSTPATGPRPFR, encoded by the coding sequence ATGATCGCCGAACGAGCCGGGTGCGCCGATATCGTTTCCGGTATGGGGATGACGCTCGATCAGGGAACCTGGGACGTCGTGGCGCCGTTCGACGCAGATGCCGGAGCTTTCGCCAAGTTGTACCTCGTGACCTCGGCGAATGGCGACGAGGCAGTTGCGAAATGCATGCCCGTCAAGCCAGGAGCTCAGCGCGAACTCCTCTTCAGCGAGTCGATCCAGGCCGCCGGGTACGCGAATGTCATGCCCGTCGTCGACTTCGGTGAGCACGAGGGCTACTACGTGGTCGTCATGCCGCGAGCCGAGATGTCTCTCAAACAGTATGTCGAGCGGCACCCGGCCGGTGTACCGCTAGAAAATTCGTTGGCTGTTCTCGACGACGTTGCGGCGGCGCTCGCGCAAATCAACGACAAGATCGTTCACCGCGATATCAAACCAGCGAACGTCCTCCTGCACGAGGGCAGCTGGAAACTGGCTGACTTCGGGGTCTCTCGCTATGTGGAGGCCGCGACGGCGACGGAGACCCGCCGAGCAAGTTTCACGCATGCGTACGCGGCGCCCGAGCAGTGGAGGCATGAGACCACTTCAGGCCGCACGGATGTCTACTCGTTCGGGGTGATGGCGTACGAGCTCATCGAGCGGCGCCGCCCCTTTCAGGGCCCACAGTTCCGCGAGGAGCATCTTCATGAGATTCCACCGGAGATGGATTCCGGAACCCCGAAGTTGCGCCAGTTGATTCGCGAATGCCTGCTAAAGGATCCTGCGACCAGGCCGGCACCGGATAGCCTCCAGAACCGACTCCGCGCCGCCGAGATCGACATCGCGAAGCATGGCACCGCCAAGCTCGCAGTGCTCAGAGCGCGACGCACCGCGCAGATTTCCGCAGAGCAAGCGCGTGATGCTGCCGAGCGAGACGCGAAGGAGCGACTGGAAAGCATCGTCGAGGACGCGGCGGCTTTACTCAATCCCATTGCGCGGGCCATTAGGGCTGAGCTTGTCGGAGCTGGGCTGGGGATCATGTTCGACACGGTGCTCGGAAACGCAGCACCAATCTTTCGTGCGAAGTACGAACGCGCATTGCTGGAGTTCGATCGCGTCGACCCGGTCGAATCCGCACAACTTCCGTTCACGGTGCACGCCTACGCGAGCATCACCGTCGACGCCGGAACCTCAGCAAACCAATATCGAGGCCTCAGCCACTCACTCTGGTTCTGTGACGCGCAAGAGCAGGGCCGCTTCGCATGGTACGAACTGGCGTTCAGATCTTCCACGGGCGGCCCGGATCGGTCCCGTCTTGAGCCTTTCTCCAGGCCGCCGTGGAGTGTGGAACAGGCCTTTGCGCAAGCCGCTGGCGACATCGAGCTGGCCTGGCCGCCGACCGAACTGGCCCTAGCAGATCCGAACGAGTTTGTTCAGAGATGGATCGGCTGGTTCGCGGACGCCGCCGACGGGAACCTTGCCAGACCGTCCACACCGGCTACCGGGCCGCGCCCCTTTCGCTGA
- a CDS encoding DoxX family protein: MTVGLIARTGARMLLGGFLLYMGLAHLFWARRGFQIAVPDWATRASGLDKDAIVVASGVVEIMLGGALIALPRERRTVGALTAAFFVAVFPGNVHHWRTGRSAPLLRTDRARFIRLFLQPILIAWALCGAMVASDDCGPEPARAQAKLTNTTTPSRSPYGQCPLVGRFAQPRVVCGLASLAPSRTYPAGRRQTSSPRYRARYSDGDAISERGAAR; this comes from the coding sequence ATGACGGTGGGACTGATCGCGCGGACTGGCGCTCGGATGCTTCTCGGCGGGTTTCTCCTCTACATGGGGCTTGCGCACCTGTTCTGGGCGAGGCGAGGCTTCCAGATCGCCGTCCCGGACTGGGCCACTCGTGCATCCGGCCTCGACAAGGACGCGATCGTCGTGGCCTCAGGCGTTGTCGAGATCATGCTCGGCGGGGCGCTGATCGCACTTCCGCGTGAGCGGCGCACCGTCGGGGCGCTGACGGCGGCGTTCTTCGTCGCAGTGTTCCCGGGAAACGTGCACCATTGGCGAACCGGACGCTCGGCGCCGCTGCTGCGCACTGATCGGGCCCGATTCATCAGGCTGTTCCTCCAGCCGATCCTCATCGCGTGGGCGCTGTGCGGGGCCATGGTCGCGAGCGACGACTGCGGCCCTGAGCCCGCGCGGGCGCAGGCGAAGCTGACCAACACCACCACGCCGTCACGATCCCCATACGGGCAATGCCCGTTAGTGGGGAGATTCGCGCAGCCGCGCGTCGTCTGTGGGCTGGCGTCCCTCGCGCCATCGCGAACATACCCCGCCGGGAGACGTCAGACCTCGAGCCCGAGATACAGAGCTCGCTACTCCGACGGGGACGCCATCAGCGAAAGGGGCGCGGCCCGGTAG